In the genome of Pseudomonadota bacterium, one region contains:
- a CDS encoding alpha/beta fold hydrolase, whose product MTSHCSLSQRRRLALLLILFLLPAVSQALELEPCRIFDTSGVQSQDAECGTLTVAENPQRPEGATVDLFVARIPARAPTPSGDPLVVIQGGPGGSSVELYVSMAAAFQSVRKSRDILLVDQRGTGRSNALRCEIPEDSALEFDPELAAQFSRECRESLPGNPQFYTTSVAVQDLEAVRAELGFPAYNLYGVSYGTRVALHYLRRFPDRTRSVIIDGVAPPQWSLGPDIARFGQNTLNDILERCSAAPSCNDRFGDLEVKLSVLRSRLDEAPQPVDLAHPVTGRAETMMLTSQHVVMAIRMMSYQRESQALIPLLIHEGYAGNLQPLAAQSLMVGESLQNALAMGMHNAVVCTEDMPFVEDFDDSQLRDTYMGPLQMASLRAFCRDWPKGVLDDDFKQPLSSDVPTLVLSGQFDPVTPPANGELAAQTLSNQKTIVAPGHGHGVAMRGCMPRLLGTFVETADPNAVDESCVERMGPLSFFEGFTGPTP is encoded by the coding sequence ATGACTTCCCATTGCTCGCTTTCTCAGCGGCGGCGCCTGGCCCTGCTGCTGATCCTTTTCCTGTTGCCTGCGGTCTCTCAAGCGCTGGAGCTTGAGCCCTGCCGAATCTTCGATACCAGCGGTGTCCAGTCACAAGACGCTGAGTGCGGGACGCTGACGGTGGCGGAGAACCCCCAGCGCCCTGAGGGTGCTACCGTCGACCTGTTTGTGGCCCGGATTCCGGCGAGGGCCCCCACGCCGTCGGGCGACCCGCTGGTCGTGATTCAGGGTGGCCCCGGGGGATCGTCGGTTGAGCTCTACGTGAGCATGGCGGCCGCTTTTCAGTCGGTACGAAAATCTCGCGATATTCTGCTGGTCGATCAGCGGGGCACCGGACGCTCCAACGCACTGCGCTGCGAGATTCCCGAAGATTCGGCGCTGGAGTTCGATCCGGAGCTGGCCGCACAGTTTAGCCGCGAGTGCCGCGAGTCGCTGCCCGGCAATCCGCAGTTCTACACCACCAGCGTGGCGGTACAGGATCTGGAGGCCGTTCGGGCCGAGCTGGGTTTTCCCGCTTACAACCTCTATGGGGTCTCCTACGGCACCCGCGTGGCGCTTCACTATCTGCGCCGCTTTCCCGACCGCACCCGCAGTGTGATCATCGACGGCGTGGCGCCGCCACAGTGGTCGCTGGGCCCGGATATCGCGCGCTTCGGTCAAAACACGCTGAACGACATCCTGGAACGCTGCAGTGCAGCCCCCTCCTGCAATGACCGCTTCGGCGACCTTGAGGTCAAGCTGTCGGTGCTGCGCTCGCGGCTGGACGAGGCCCCGCAGCCGGTGGACCTCGCTCACCCCGTCACCGGACGAGCAGAGACGATGATGCTGACAAGCCAGCACGTGGTGATGGCCATCCGGATGATGAGCTACCAGCGCGAGTCCCAGGCCCTCATTCCTCTGCTGATTCACGAAGGCTACGCCGGCAACCTGCAGCCTCTGGCGGCGCAGTCGCTGATGGTGGGCGAATCGCTCCAGAACGCGCTGGCGATGGGGATGCACAACGCTGTGGTTTGCACCGAGGACATGCCGTTTGTCGAAGACTTTGACGACAGCCAGCTGCGCGATACCTACATGGGGCCGCTGCAGATGGCCTCGCTGCGGGCATTCTGCCGGGACTGGCCGAAGGGTGTGCTGGACGACGATTTTAAGCAGCCGCTGAGCTCGGATGTACCGACGCTTGTGCTGTCGGGGCAGTTCGATCCGGTGACCCCTCCGGCCAACGGGGAGCTGGCGGCCCAGACGCTGAGCAACCAGAAAACCATCGTGGCTCCCGGTCACGGTCACGGCGTTGCCATGCGGGGCTGCATGCCGCGTCTACTCGGGACCTTCGTCGAAACCGCCGACCCCAACGCGGTCGACGAGAGCTGTGTCGAGCGCATGGGGCCGCTTTCCTTCTTTGAGGGCTTTACGGGGCCCACGCCATGA
- a CDS encoding ATP-binding cassette domain-containing protein, with protein MIQVNDVAKSFGKVQAVSNVSFEAPDGAITGLLGPNGAGKSTTLRILYTVLRPDQGSASVDGHDVVTDSLAARSATGALPHGSGPYPRLTARENVRYYGQLNGMSGSTLERRIDELADMLEMNDFLERRTKGFSQGQRTKVALARALVHSPRNVILDEPTNGLDVMATRALRELIRKLRDAGHCVLFSSHVMQEVAALCDEIVIIGRGEVVASGSPGQLRDQTGEANLEDAFVKAIGSVEGLE; from the coding sequence ATGATCCAGGTCAATGACGTTGCCAAAAGTTTTGGCAAGGTGCAGGCGGTCAGCAACGTCTCCTTCGAGGCGCCCGACGGCGCCATCACGGGGCTGCTGGGGCCCAACGGGGCCGGCAAGTCCACCACGCTGCGGATCCTCTACACGGTGCTCAGGCCGGACCAGGGGAGCGCGAGCGTCGATGGCCACGACGTGGTTACGGATTCGCTGGCGGCCCGCAGCGCCACCGGGGCGCTGCCGCATGGGTCGGGTCCTTACCCGAGGCTGACCGCTCGCGAAAACGTGCGGTACTACGGCCAGCTCAACGGGATGTCCGGATCCACGCTGGAGCGGCGGATCGACGAATTGGCGGACATGCTCGAGATGAATGACTTTCTTGAGCGTCGCACCAAAGGGTTCTCCCAGGGCCAGCGGACCAAGGTCGCGCTGGCCCGCGCGCTGGTGCACTCCCCCCGCAACGTGATTTTGGATGAACCGACCAACGGTCTCGACGTGATGGCCACCCGGGCACTGCGGGAGCTGATTCGCAAGCTTAGGGACGCGGGGCACTGCGTGCTGTTTTCGTCTCACGTGATGCAGGAGGTGGCAGCGCTTTGCGACGAGATTGTCATCATCGGGCGAGGTGAGGTTGTGGCCTCCGGGTCGCCCGGCCAGCTCCGCGACCAGACCGGCGAGGCAAACCTGGAGGATGCCTTCGTTAAAGCCATCGGATCGGTGGAGGGCCTGGAATGA
- a CDS encoding ABC transporter permease — MSALQTVFFKEVRDNIRDRRTVLSALGMAILAPALFMGLMSFVLETTVSDVEKSISLPVVGMELAPNMMAFLRQNNIDPIAGPENPDAAVSNRDYGVVLVIPENFGESLKAGMPAPLRLVYDSSRTKDSERDYRRVRDVLRAYNSVLAGLRLQIRGISPTVVQPLAINVSNVASPSAQAISVLGVIPYFVIFSMFMGGFYLAIDTTAGEREQGSLEPLLAQPVARASLALGKLLATALFSAVTLLLVLLAFSFAIDLVPLEKVGMSVEFGLSKVLRLFATLWPLSLLAAAFMMVVASFTKSFKEAQTYLTVVILVPTLPLMLVAFLAPEATATTMAIPSFSQALIITEGIKGEWVSLPLTLLSMVTTLVVGAALAFLAVKLYQREGIL, encoded by the coding sequence ATGAGCGCACTGCAAACCGTTTTCTTTAAAGAGGTTCGCGACAACATCCGTGATCGGCGCACGGTGTTGTCCGCGCTGGGCATGGCTATCCTGGCTCCGGCGCTGTTTATGGGGCTCATGTCGTTTGTCCTGGAAACTACGGTCAGCGACGTGGAAAAGTCGATCAGTTTGCCGGTGGTCGGCATGGAGCTGGCCCCGAACATGATGGCGTTTCTGCGCCAAAACAACATCGATCCGATTGCCGGGCCCGAGAACCCTGACGCCGCCGTCAGCAATCGTGACTACGGCGTGGTGCTGGTGATCCCTGAAAACTTTGGGGAGAGTCTCAAGGCGGGGATGCCGGCACCGCTGCGGCTGGTCTACGACAGCTCGCGAACCAAAGACTCAGAGCGCGACTATCGGCGAGTCCGCGACGTGTTGAGGGCCTACAACTCCGTACTGGCCGGGTTGCGGCTACAAATCCGTGGCATCAGCCCCACCGTGGTCCAGCCACTGGCGATCAACGTCAGCAACGTCGCTTCCCCCTCAGCTCAGGCGATTTCGGTCCTCGGCGTCATTCCTTACTTCGTCATTTTCTCGATGTTCATGGGCGGGTTTTATCTCGCGATCGATACGACGGCCGGCGAGCGGGAGCAGGGCTCCCTCGAGCCGCTGCTGGCCCAGCCGGTGGCGCGCGCGTCGCTGGCCCTGGGCAAGCTGCTGGCAACGGCGCTGTTTTCGGCCGTCACGTTATTGCTGGTGCTGCTCGCCTTTTCTTTTGCGATCGATCTGGTGCCTCTTGAGAAGGTTGGCATGTCGGTGGAGTTCGGGCTTTCCAAGGTGTTGAGACTGTTCGCCACGCTGTGGCCACTGTCCCTGCTGGCTGCCGCATTTATGATGGTGGTGGCGTCGTTTACCAAGAGCTTTAAGGAGGCTCAGACCTACCTTACGGTGGTGATCTTAGTCCCGACGCTGCCGCTGATGCTGGTGGCGTTCCTCGCGCCGGAGGCGACGGCAACCACCATGGCCATTCCGTCGTTCAGTCAGGCGCTGATCATCACCGAGGGCATCAAAGGCGAGTGGGTATCCCTGCCGCTCACCCTGCTCTCTATGGTGACGACGCTGGTTGTCGGGGCGGCGCTCGCGTTTCTGGCCGTCAAGCTGTACCAACGAGAAGGCATTCTCTAG
- a CDS encoding arginine N-succinyltransferase, which translates to MSEPNIDDQPGPSSGAPAGTEKKKGFSGLQVLGISALVMLVTVAITTAVVWRYVFPRQFEPVALSEREQVQLEEKIERLGFSAELARDDALANAVEPGGIEPGGRLEPEKYSEAGASREVSFSERELNALLASNTDMAQRLAIDLADDLASARLLIPLDPDFPVLGGKTLRVNAGLEVAFRGGRPVAILRGVSLMGVPLPNAWLGNLKNVDLIGEFGGDPGFWNSVAAGIEYLEVRDGQLELKLKE; encoded by the coding sequence ATGAGCGAACCAAATATCGACGATCAGCCGGGACCGTCCAGCGGGGCTCCCGCAGGCACGGAAAAGAAGAAAGGCTTTAGCGGGCTGCAGGTCCTTGGGATCAGCGCCCTGGTCATGCTGGTGACCGTGGCGATTACCACCGCGGTGGTCTGGCGCTACGTGTTCCCGCGCCAGTTTGAGCCGGTAGCGCTCAGCGAGCGCGAGCAGGTTCAGCTGGAAGAGAAGATCGAGCGCTTAGGCTTCTCGGCGGAGCTGGCCAGGGATGACGCGCTAGCCAACGCCGTTGAACCGGGTGGCATCGAGCCGGGTGGTCGCCTCGAGCCCGAAAAATACTCCGAGGCGGGCGCAAGCCGCGAGGTATCGTTTTCCGAACGCGAGCTCAATGCGCTGCTGGCCAGCAACACGGATATGGCGCAGCGCCTCGCTATTGATCTGGCAGACGACCTGGCCAGCGCCCGGCTGCTGATCCCGCTGGATCCGGACTTTCCGGTGCTTGGAGGCAAAACCCTTCGGGTCAATGCCGGCCTGGAGGTTGCCTTTCGCGGAGGTCGGCCGGTTGCGATTCTTCGTGGCGTCAGCCTCATGGGCGTGCCGCTGCCCAACGCCTGGCTGGGCAACCTCAAGAACGTTGATCTGATCGGTGAGTTTGGCGGGGATCCGGGATTCTGGAATTCGGTCGCCGCCGGTATCGAGTATCTGGAGGTCCGCGACGGTCAGCTTGAGCTCAAGCTCAAGGAGTAG
- a CDS encoding SlyX family protein, which translates to MNKNSDELVDLQSRVAFQENTLNQLDAVVVTQQKQIDKLERAVAVLAQRLGSLEQTSGLVDGADDQPPPHY; encoded by the coding sequence ATGAATAAGAACTCCGATGAGCTCGTCGACCTGCAGTCTCGCGTAGCGTTTCAGGAAAATACGCTGAATCAGCTGGACGCGGTGGTGGTGACGCAGCAGAAGCAGATCGACAAACTGGAGCGGGCAGTGGCGGTACTCGCGCAGCGACTGGGATCACTGGAACAGACGTCCGGGCTGGTCGACGGCGCGGACGATCAGCCCCCGCCGCACTATTGA
- a CDS encoding tRNA-(ms[2]io[6]A)-hydroxylase yields the protein MTRRSIDLVTATDPDWVQVVLDNFDEFLADHANCERKASALAMSLVVKYPDREPIIPALIELAREELVHFQQVYDLMRRRGVSLISDEPDPYVGELQKLMRHGREERFIDRLLISSVIECRGAERFGIIAKALTDPELKAFYHELWAAETKHGHQFADMARKLYGDDIYPRLQELMEAESEIVTRLPWRASLH from the coding sequence ATGACCCGACGTTCCATTGATCTTGTCACCGCCACCGACCCGGACTGGGTGCAGGTGGTGCTGGACAACTTTGACGAGTTCCTCGCTGACCACGCAAACTGCGAGCGCAAGGCTTCCGCGCTCGCCATGAGCCTGGTGGTGAAGTATCCCGACCGAGAGCCGATTATCCCAGCCCTGATCGAGCTGGCCCGCGAGGAGCTGGTGCATTTTCAGCAGGTTTATGACCTCATGCGGCGCCGCGGCGTGAGCCTGATCAGCGATGAACCCGACCCTTACGTCGGCGAGCTGCAGAAGCTTATGCGCCACGGGCGCGAGGAACGGTTTATCGACCGTCTGCTGATCTCTTCGGTCATCGAATGCCGTGGCGCAGAGCGTTTCGGCATAATCGCAAAAGCGCTTACCGACCCGGAGCTCAAGGCGTTTTACCACGAGCTGTGGGCTGCGGAAACCAAACACGGCCACCAGTTTGCCGATATGGCTCGGAAGCTTTATGGGGACGACATCTACCCGAGGCTTCAGGAGCTGATGGAGGCTGAATCAGAGATCGTCACCCGCCTGCCCTGGCGCGCTTCGCTTCACTGA
- a CDS encoding glycosyltransferase family 2 protein, with protein sequence MMQFDFWLDRAARQRRERANRYFSRHGLDLIKGNDPALASPVPDDLGIIVVIPALAEPELAATLTSLQRCELPDCTVEILVLINHAESADEKQRLVNRQTLQKGQNRGPQRIQEHFVLCGDLPERHAGVGLARKLGLDAALTRLLASRSGEGILLCLDADCLVDRNYLCAVRQHFEADPDCQGASLYFEHSLDDAANREAIAGYELHLRYFVQGLRHAGMPHVFHTVGSCMAVRSDAYMDQGGMNRRQAGEDYYFVQKLAETGSFSDLTDTAVQPSARRSWRVPFGTGRAMAAQDEGEWHTYAPEVFDDLAVWLARIPAYYDEDRGGLDKTLPASVQAFLAGAGWPERLAEIQAHTASRAAFQRRVLRWFNNFAAMKLIHQATAERYPKVPVGQAAAQLLQRLGVEMPADMGSSPVETLLTVYRGLCRGGLLVKTVGRR encoded by the coding sequence ATGATGCAATTTGATTTCTGGCTGGATCGCGCGGCGCGGCAGCGTCGCGAGCGGGCAAACCGGTATTTTAGCAGGCATGGGCTGGATCTGATCAAAGGTAATGACCCCGCTCTTGCCAGCCCGGTTCCCGACGACCTGGGAATCATTGTGGTGATTCCCGCGCTGGCCGAGCCGGAGCTGGCGGCAACGCTGACCAGCCTGCAGCGCTGTGAGCTGCCGGACTGCACCGTTGAGATCCTGGTGTTGATCAATCACGCCGAGTCCGCTGACGAGAAGCAACGATTGGTGAACCGGCAGACGCTGCAAAAGGGTCAAAACCGCGGTCCGCAGCGAATCCAGGAGCATTTTGTGCTCTGCGGGGATCTGCCCGAGCGTCATGCCGGCGTGGGGCTGGCTCGGAAACTCGGCCTAGACGCCGCGCTCACCCGGCTGCTGGCGTCCCGGAGCGGGGAGGGAATCTTGCTGTGCCTCGATGCCGACTGTCTGGTGGATCGCAACTATTTGTGCGCCGTCCGGCAGCACTTTGAGGCTGATCCCGATTGTCAGGGCGCCAGCCTATATTTTGAGCATTCGCTGGATGATGCGGCGAACCGTGAGGCGATCGCGGGCTATGAGCTGCACCTTCGCTATTTTGTCCAGGGGCTGCGACATGCTGGTATGCCACACGTGTTTCACACGGTAGGTTCATGCATGGCGGTCCGATCCGATGCCTATATGGATCAGGGTGGGATGAACCGGCGCCAGGCCGGCGAGGACTACTATTTCGTCCAGAAGCTGGCGGAGACCGGGTCGTTTTCCGATCTGACGGACACTGCGGTGCAGCCGTCAGCGCGACGCTCCTGGCGGGTGCCCTTCGGCACGGGACGAGCGATGGCGGCGCAGGACGAGGGCGAGTGGCACACCTATGCCCCGGAGGTTTTCGATGATCTCGCCGTCTGGCTCGCGCGCATTCCGGCTTACTATGACGAAGACCGCGGTGGGCTCGATAAGACGCTGCCCGCGAGCGTGCAGGCTTTTCTCGCCGGGGCCGGCTGGCCGGAGCGTCTGGCCGAAATCCAGGCGCATACCGCAAGCCGGGCGGCATTCCAGCGGCGCGTGCTGCGCTGGTTCAACAACTTTGCGGCCATGAAGCTGATCCATCAGGCGACCGCGGAGCGCTACCCGAAGGTGCCGGTCGGTCAGGCGGCAGCGCAGCTGCTCCAACGACTGGGTGTCGAGATGCCTGCTGACATGGGATCTAGCCCGGTCGAGACGCTGCTCACCGTTTACCGCGGACTGTGCCGCGGTGGGCTGCTAGTCAAGACAGTCGGCCGGCGTTAG
- a CDS encoding ABC transporter substrate-binding protein yields MTGETLRIGGVPEHFNFPWHLGRRLGMFAEAGIDLRWQDYSTGTGAMVADLTDDSLDLAVLLSEGAVAAISGGAELSILGWTVSTPLIWGVHVPPNEPAEELAALIDPRIAISRFGSGSHLMAHVLMQQRSLEERWGGHSFVVVNNLPGAAKAFSEGRADLFMWEQFTTQPSVDAGHMRRLDTCPTPWPPFCLCASQRLLESRPELVRALVETYYQAVSQARSQPDLEQQIADYYQLAPAQVAQWRNLTRWTSDPSIDPAELRSIINQLASLELARADLTPADCLD; encoded by the coding sequence ATGACGGGTGAAACGCTCCGGATCGGCGGTGTACCCGAACACTTCAATTTTCCATGGCACCTGGGTCGACGCCTGGGAATGTTTGCCGAAGCCGGGATCGACCTGCGGTGGCAGGACTATTCCACCGGCACCGGCGCCATGGTGGCCGACCTCACAGATGATTCGCTCGATCTGGCGGTGCTCCTAAGCGAAGGTGCCGTGGCGGCCATCAGCGGCGGCGCCGAGCTGAGCATCCTCGGCTGGACGGTCAGTACCCCCCTGATCTGGGGTGTCCACGTACCGCCCAACGAACCTGCCGAAGAGCTGGCTGCTCTCATCGACCCTCGCATTGCCATCAGCCGCTTCGGCTCAGGCTCGCACCTGATGGCCCACGTGCTGATGCAGCAGCGATCGTTGGAAGAACGCTGGGGCGGTCACTCGTTTGTGGTGGTGAACAATCTTCCCGGTGCCGCCAAAGCCTTCTCGGAGGGCCGCGCCGATCTGTTTATGTGGGAACAGTTCACGACCCAGCCCAGCGTCGACGCCGGACACATGCGTCGCCTGGACACCTGTCCGACACCATGGCCACCGTTCTGCCTGTGCGCCTCCCAAAGGCTGCTGGAATCCCGGCCAGAGCTCGTGCGGGCGCTGGTGGAAACCTATTACCAGGCGGTGTCGCAGGCGCGATCACAGCCGGATCTGGAGCAGCAGATCGCCGACTATTATCAGCTGGCGCCGGCGCAGGTAGCCCAGTGGCGGAACCTCACACGGTGGACCTCAGATCCATCGATCGACCCCGCGGAGCTTCGCAGTATCATCAACCAGCTGGCCTCGCTCGAGCTGGCCCGCGCTGACCTAACGCCGGCCGACTGTCTTGACTAG
- a CDS encoding HD domain-containing protein yields MTFDSRPFRQLVSELTATDPAHDLQHIERVVANATRLGIAEGANMDVVLPAAWLHDCITLPKNSPQRAEASTMAANRARELLADLHWPVHDHDAIAHAIEAHSFTAAIKPRTLEAQVVQDADRLDAIGAIGIARCFTVGGALGSELYSADDPFCEERSPHDRQFSVDHFYQKLLKLSHTMQTEAGRREAKRRTRAMRLFLEELAREIRADSGPAEVPA; encoded by the coding sequence GTGACCTTTGACAGTCGTCCATTTCGTCAGCTCGTCAGCGAGCTGACCGCAACCGACCCGGCCCACGACCTGCAGCACATCGAACGAGTTGTGGCCAATGCCACCCGCCTCGGTATCGCCGAAGGCGCCAACATGGATGTGGTTTTGCCCGCCGCCTGGCTCCACGACTGCATCACGCTGCCCAAGAACTCGCCCCAGCGAGCAGAAGCATCCACGATGGCCGCGAACCGGGCGCGTGAGCTGCTGGCTGATCTACATTGGCCGGTCCACGACCACGACGCCATCGCCCACGCCATCGAGGCCCACAGCTTCACCGCAGCGATCAAACCCAGAACGCTGGAGGCGCAGGTCGTGCAGGACGCCGACCGGCTCGACGCTATCGGGGCGATCGGCATCGCCCGCTGTTTTACCGTCGGCGGGGCGCTCGGATCGGAGCTCTATAGCGCTGACGATCCGTTTTGTGAAGAGCGCAGCCCGCACGACCGCCAGTTCAGCGTCGATCATTTTTACCAGAAGCTGCTGAAGCTCAGCCATACGATGCAGACCGAGGCAGGACGGCGGGAAGCGAAGCGGCGCACCCGCGCGATGCGCCTTTTTCTGGAAGAGCTGGCGCGGGAAATCCGAGCGGACTCAGGTCCTGCGGAAGTGCCGGCATGA
- a CDS encoding HDOD domain-containing protein — translation MTATTHRSAPQSPLSKPRNSTAGFYSQIFHEIQTGKVPLPSLPHLALQLRSAVSDPNSGFETISRIIQTDPGVASYLLKLANSPAFAARHKAGDLASAINRMGTGSLVNVVTTYCLRQLFRSRSPALRDALREVWVRSARLGATCAVISREVTRQNADRALLAGLLSNIGALPLIRAVAERVNLNESPQMINEVLEQYGRQVGVMMLTNWGFDEWLIDAVRNYRQWHYVSDEKKSYTDLMLVADLLLKKSVETTFVPPSLNTVPAVSRFMTIWPDVDWTPALIEQLEQQVRETEADLSG, via the coding sequence GTGACAGCCACCACTCATCGCAGCGCGCCGCAGAGCCCTCTTTCAAAGCCCCGGAACAGTACGGCGGGGTTCTACAGCCAGATTTTCCACGAAATTCAGACCGGCAAGGTGCCCCTGCCCAGTCTGCCGCACCTGGCGCTGCAGCTGCGATCGGCCGTCAGCGACCCGAATTCGGGTTTCGAAACGATCTCGCGAATCATTCAGACGGATCCCGGCGTTGCGTCATATCTCTTGAAACTCGCCAACAGCCCCGCTTTTGCCGCGCGCCACAAGGCCGGCGATCTGGCCAGCGCAATCAATCGGATGGGCACCGGCAGCCTGGTCAACGTCGTCACCACCTACTGCCTGCGTCAGTTGTTTCGAAGCCGCTCGCCGGCGCTGCGCGACGCGTTGCGAGAGGTCTGGGTGCGCTCTGCCCGGCTCGGCGCAACCTGTGCGGTGATCTCCCGCGAAGTCACGCGCCAGAACGCCGACCGCGCGCTGCTCGCGGGACTGCTGTCCAACATCGGCGCCCTGCCCCTGATCCGCGCGGTAGCGGAGCGGGTGAACCTGAACGAAAGCCCGCAGATGATCAACGAAGTTCTGGAGCAATACGGCCGGCAGGTCGGCGTAATGATGCTCACCAACTGGGGCTTTGACGAGTGGCTGATTGACGCGGTTCGGAACTACCGGCAGTGGCACTACGTCAGCGACGAGAAGAAGTCATACACCGATCTGATGCTGGTTGCCGACCTGCTGCTGAAGAAGTCGGTCGAAACCACTTTTGTGCCGCCATCGCTTAACACCGTCCCTGCGGTCAGTCGTTTTATGACCATTTGGCCCGATGTCGACTGGACGCCGGCGCTGATCGAACAGCTGGAACAGCAGGTTCGGGAAACTGAGGCAGATCTCAGCGGCTGA
- a CDS encoding cold-shock protein has product MSKETGTVKWFNDEKGYGFISRESGPDVFVHYRAIVGTGRRTLHENQRVEFNVVQGQKGPQADEVVAV; this is encoded by the coding sequence ATGTCTAAGGAAACCGGAACCGTCAAGTGGTTCAACGACGAAAAAGGTTATGGCTTTATCAGCCGTGAAAGTGGTCCCGATGTATTCGTTCACTACCGTGCGATCGTTGGCACTGGCCGGCGCACGCTGCACGAAAACCAGCGCGTAGAGTTTAATGTGGTTCAGGGCCAAAAAGGCCCGCAGGCTGACGAGGTCGTCGCAGTCTGA
- a CDS encoding ACT domain-containing protein — translation MTRSHQMVITLTASDRPGVIDQLAQVISQHDGNWLDASLARLAGHFAGVVLVSIPESLEASLCDGLKALETQGIDARCTGATPRPEAGGTLYHLELLGSDRPGIVSQLSESLAEHGVNVERLDTHREAGSMSGAPLFRAAAQLRLPDGLDGEQLIGELEGLAADLQVTVQANQDLG, via the coding sequence ATGACGCGTTCCCATCAGATGGTCATCACCCTGACTGCCAGTGACCGGCCCGGCGTCATCGATCAGCTGGCTCAGGTCATCAGTCAACATGACGGCAACTGGCTTGATGCCTCACTCGCCCGGCTGGCGGGGCATTTTGCTGGCGTTGTGCTCGTATCGATCCCCGAGAGTCTTGAGGCGAGCCTCTGCGACGGCCTGAAAGCCCTGGAGACCCAGGGTATCGACGCCCGCTGCACCGGCGCTACGCCCCGTCCCGAGGCGGGCGGCACGCTGTATCACCTCGAGCTTCTGGGCAGCGACCGGCCCGGGATTGTCAGCCAGCTCAGTGAGTCGTTGGCCGAACATGGCGTCAACGTGGAACGGCTGGATACCCACCGCGAGGCTGGCTCCATGTCGGGCGCACCGCTCTTTCGGGCCGCTGCCCAGCTGCGGCTACCAGATGGTCTGGATGGTGAGCAGCTGATCGGTGAACTCGAGGGGCTGGCGGCGGACCTACAGGTGACCGTTCAGGCTAACCAAGACCTGGGATGA
- the pspC gene encoding envelope stress response membrane protein PspC, with product MRRRRTRRQSHRPGGPSRRLYRDPSRRWIAGICAGIANHLGVPVFWVRLLAVLPMLSPLLPLMVLSYIVATLRIPMEPETLYEDAEEQAFVRSVHLAPSATFGELRHRMRNLEYRLRRLEAYVTSPEFNIDEDLRAPSKLRSI from the coding sequence GTGAGGCGCCGTCGAACACGCCGTCAGAGTCATCGCCCCGGCGGTCCTTCGCGCCGCCTCTACCGCGACCCAAGCCGGCGCTGGATCGCCGGTATCTGTGCCGGTATCGCCAATCATCTCGGCGTGCCGGTGTTTTGGGTGCGACTCCTCGCCGTGCTGCCGATGCTGTCGCCACTGCTGCCGCTTATGGTGCTCAGCTACATTGTGGCCACTCTGCGAATCCCCATGGAGCCGGAGACGCTCTACGAAGATGCAGAAGAGCAGGCGTTTGTTCGCTCCGTGCACCTGGCGCCGTCAGCAACCTTCGGTGAACTGCGCCACCGCATGCGGAATCTTGAGTACCGGCTGCGTCGACTAGAGGCATACGTCACCTCGCCGGAGTTCAACATCGACGAAGATCTCAGAGCACCCTCCAAACTGCGTTCGATCTAG
- the pspB gene encoding envelope stress response membrane protein PspB, with protein MGETLAILFLTVVAPIWIISHYVSKARSSKGLTPEDESMMSEIWDSAKKMEDRIHTLERILDDQSPGWRGVHS; from the coding sequence ATGGGAGAAACGCTAGCGATTCTATTTCTGACGGTCGTGGCCCCGATCTGGATCATCAGCCACTACGTCAGCAAAGCCCGCTCTTCCAAAGGCCTGACCCCGGAAGACGAAAGCATGATGTCGGAAATCTGGGACAGCGCAAAGAAGATGGAAGACCGTATCCACACGCTCGAAAGGATCTTGGATGACCAGTCACCGGGCTGGCGAGGCGTTCATTCGTGA